One genomic segment of Danio aesculapii chromosome 15, fDanAes4.1, whole genome shotgun sequence includes these proteins:
- the slc25a15a gene encoding solute carrier family 25 member 15a, with protein sequence MAPHPVTQAVIDLSAGACGGIACVISGQPFDTAKVKMQTFPGLYRGFVHCFVSVYKQVGLRGLYQGTTPALIANIAENAVLFMSYGFCQNVVRFLSGLDRNTELSDVQKACSGSVASVFSSLALCPTELVKCRLQAMHEMEASGKIASGQKSTVWSVVRNVLRTNGPLGFYQGLTTTIVRELPGYFCFFGGYELSRSIFAHHMDTDKEHIGVVPLMFSGGFGGACLWLVVYPIDCVKSRIQVLSLAGKQEGFIKTLTGILRNEGVAPLYSGLTPTMIRTFPANGALFLAYEVSRKFMMKQFDH encoded by the exons ATGGCTCCACATCCTGTCACTCAGGCTGTCATTGATCTGTCAGCTGGAGCATGTG GAGGGATTGCGTGTGTGATCAGCGGGCAGCCGTTTGACACCGCCAAGGTGAAGATGCAGACATTCCCCGGCCTGTACAGAGGCTTTGTGCACTGCTTCGTCTCCGTGTATAAACAGGTTGGCCTGCGAGGGCTTTATCAGGGCACCACACCCGCCCTCATAGCCAACATCGCGGAGAACGCGGTGCTGTTCATGAGCTACGGCTTCTGCCAGAATGTGGTGCGCTTTCTTTCAGGACTGGACCGGAACACTGAACTCAG TGATGTTCAGAAGGCCTGCTCTGGCTCTGTGGCCTCTGTCTTCTCCTCTCTGGCTTTGTGTCCCACTGAACTGGTCAAATGTCGACTGCAGGCCATGCATGAAATGGAGGCGTCCGGCAAGATCGCCAGTGGACAGAAAAG CACGGTGTGGTCTGTTGTGAGAAATGTGCTGCGGACAAACGGTCCTCTGGGTTTCTATCAGGGCCTCACCACCACTATTGTCCGCGAGCTGCCTGGATATTTCTGTTTCTTTGGAGGATATGAACTCAGCCGCTCCATATTTGCCCACCACATGGACACAGACAAAGAGCACATCG GTGTCGTGCCGCTAATGTTCAGTGGTGGTTTCGGCGGTGCGTGTCTCTGGTTGGTTGTGTATCCTATAGACTGTGTGAAGTCTCGCATTCAGGTTCTGTCTCTAGCAGGGAAACAGGAAGGCTTCATCAAGACTCTTACGGGGATTTTACGAAATGAAG GAGTGGCACCTCTGTATTCAGGTTTGACTCCTACTATGATCCGAACATTTCCTGCTAATGGAGCTCTCTTTCTGGCTTATGAAGTCAGTCGCAAGTTCATGATGAAGCAGTTTGATCACTGA